One genomic region from Arthrobacter sp. YN encodes:
- a CDS encoding glutamate synthase subunit beta, protein MADPRGFLKVRQRETQPRRPVSVRIMDWKEVYEAQEKGVLKSQAGRCMDCGVPFCHQGCPLGNLIPEWNDLVWRDKGEEAIERLHATNNFPEFTGRLCPAPCEASCVLGINQPAVTIKQVEVSIIDQAFDNDWVQPLPPTRLTGKTVAVVGSGPAGLAVAQQLTRVGHTVAVYERDDKIGGLLRYGIPDFKMEKEQVDRRLEQMKAEGTRFRTGVAVGTDVTWEQLRRRYDAVVVATGATVPRDLPIPGRDLEGVHFAMDYLVPSNRMVAGENPENHIDARGKHVVILGGGDTGADCIGTAHRHQAASVTTLAIGKQPPSERAGHQPWPTFPTLFEVASAHEEGGERTYLASTVEFVGENGKLTGVKVAETEFVDGKRLPKAGTERIIPADLVFLSLGFTGAEPAGITEQVSAEFDGRGNVARDGYYMTNTEGVFVAGDAGRGQSLIVWAIAEGRACAAAVDKFLMGSTILPAPVAPTDRAIAVL, encoded by the coding sequence GTGGCTGATCCACGCGGATTTCTGAAAGTCCGGCAGCGCGAAACGCAGCCACGCCGTCCCGTTTCCGTCCGCATCATGGACTGGAAAGAAGTGTACGAAGCCCAGGAGAAGGGCGTCCTGAAGAGCCAGGCCGGCCGCTGCATGGACTGCGGTGTCCCGTTCTGCCACCAGGGCTGCCCCTTGGGCAACCTCATTCCCGAATGGAATGACCTCGTGTGGCGGGACAAGGGTGAAGAAGCGATTGAGCGCCTCCACGCCACGAACAACTTCCCGGAATTCACGGGCCGCCTGTGCCCTGCACCCTGCGAAGCGTCCTGCGTGCTGGGCATCAACCAGCCTGCAGTGACCATCAAGCAGGTTGAGGTTTCGATCATCGACCAGGCGTTCGACAACGACTGGGTCCAGCCGCTTCCGCCGACACGCCTCACCGGCAAGACAGTGGCCGTGGTGGGTTCCGGACCGGCAGGCTTGGCTGTGGCACAGCAGCTGACCCGTGTTGGCCACACCGTGGCTGTCTATGAACGCGACGACAAGATTGGCGGACTGCTCCGCTACGGCATCCCCGACTTCAAAATGGAGAAGGAACAGGTTGACCGCCGCCTGGAGCAGATGAAGGCCGAAGGCACCCGCTTCCGGACCGGAGTCGCCGTCGGTACGGACGTCACGTGGGAGCAGTTGCGTCGCCGTTACGACGCCGTCGTAGTCGCCACCGGTGCTACCGTGCCGCGTGACCTGCCTATCCCGGGCCGCGACCTCGAGGGCGTCCATTTCGCCATGGATTACCTGGTTCCGTCAAACCGTATGGTGGCAGGGGAGAACCCCGAAAACCACATCGATGCCCGCGGCAAGCACGTTGTCATCCTGGGTGGTGGCGATACCGGTGCTGACTGCATCGGCACCGCCCACCGCCACCAGGCCGCTTCGGTGACCACGCTCGCGATCGGCAAGCAGCCGCCGTCGGAACGTGCGGGACACCAGCCGTGGCCGACGTTCCCCACCCTGTTCGAGGTCGCCAGCGCCCACGAAGAAGGCGGCGAGCGTACCTACCTTGCCTCAACCGTTGAGTTTGTTGGAGAAAACGGCAAACTCACCGGCGTCAAAGTTGCTGAAACCGAGTTCGTGGACGGCAAACGCCTGCCCAAGGCCGGTACAGAACGGATCATCCCAGCTGACCTTGTCTTCCTGAGCCTTGGCTTTACCGGCGCTGAGCCGGCAGGAATCACGGAGCAGGTCAGCGCAGAGTTCGACGGTCGGGGCAACGTTGCCCGCGACGGCTACTACATGACGAACACCGAGGGCGTGTTTGTTGCCGGCGATGCCGGACGTGGCCAGTCACTGATTGTGTGGGCCATTGCGGAAGGCCGTGCATGTGCGGCCGCAGTGGACAAGTTCCTGATGGGAAGCACCATTCTCCCGGCACCGGTCGCCCCCACCGACCGGGCGATAGCGGTCTTATAG
- the pyk gene encoding pyruvate kinase, with the protein MRRAKIVATFGPAISSFDNTLAVLEAGVDVARMNMSHGDYSVHDITYENVRKAAAQLGKPVAIMADLQGPKIRLGRFVDGPHELAVGDTFTITTEDVPGTKDICSTTLKSLTEDVNVGDALLIDDGKVAMRAIEVDDVKVVATVTVGGKVSNNKGINLPGVAVNVPALSEKDEDDLRWALKRGADLIALSFVRDASDIKRVHEIMDEEGRRVPVIAKIEKPQAVEQLHEIIDAFDAIMVARGDLGVELPLEEVPIVQKRAIELARRWAKPVIVATQVLESMIDNPRPTRAEASDCANAVLDGADAVMLSGETSVGQYPIETVKVMARIIESTEVHGLERVPPLGTKPKTRGGAITRAAVEIADQLDAKYICTFTQSGDSARRLSRLRPVKPVFAFTPVEHVWNQLALTWGIQPVLVPSVGHTDEMTAQVDKSLLEMDLVDEGDLVVIAAGSPPGQAGSTNSLKVHKVGDLADTSKVDDGSRKEPVGPWPEKKSKTKS; encoded by the coding sequence ATGAGACGCGCAAAAATTGTGGCAACTTTCGGCCCGGCTATCTCCAGCTTCGACAACACCCTCGCGGTGCTGGAGGCCGGCGTCGACGTTGCTCGCATGAACATGAGCCACGGCGACTACTCCGTGCATGACATCACCTACGAAAACGTCCGCAAGGCTGCGGCGCAGCTGGGCAAACCCGTTGCGATCATGGCCGACCTCCAGGGACCCAAGATCCGTCTTGGCCGTTTTGTTGACGGACCCCACGAGCTGGCAGTCGGCGACACCTTTACCATCACCACCGAAGACGTCCCCGGCACCAAGGACATCTGCTCCACCACGCTCAAGAGCCTCACTGAAGACGTCAACGTGGGCGATGCCCTCCTGATCGACGACGGCAAGGTGGCCATGCGTGCCATCGAGGTTGACGACGTCAAGGTAGTTGCCACTGTGACCGTTGGTGGCAAGGTTTCCAACAACAAGGGCATTAATCTGCCCGGTGTTGCCGTCAACGTCCCTGCCTTGAGCGAAAAGGACGAGGACGACCTCCGTTGGGCCCTCAAGCGCGGCGCCGACCTCATCGCCCTCTCCTTCGTGCGTGATGCCTCAGACATCAAGCGCGTCCACGAGATCATGGACGAAGAAGGCCGCCGTGTTCCGGTGATCGCGAAGATCGAGAAGCCTCAGGCAGTGGAGCAGCTCCACGAAATCATCGACGCCTTCGATGCCATCATGGTCGCCCGTGGCGACCTCGGCGTTGAACTGCCGCTCGAAGAGGTGCCGATCGTCCAGAAGCGTGCCATTGAACTGGCACGTCGCTGGGCCAAGCCGGTCATCGTGGCCACCCAGGTCCTGGAATCCATGATCGACAACCCGCGTCCGACGCGTGCCGAGGCTTCAGACTGCGCCAACGCAGTGCTCGACGGCGCCGATGCGGTCATGCTTTCCGGCGAAACCTCCGTGGGCCAGTACCCCATCGAAACCGTCAAGGTCATGGCCCGGATCATCGAGTCCACCGAAGTTCACGGCCTCGAGCGCGTCCCCCCGCTGGGCACCAAGCCCAAGACCCGCGGTGGCGCCATCACCCGTGCCGCCGTCGAAATCGCGGATCAGCTGGATGCCAAGTACATCTGTACTTTCACCCAGTCGGGCGACTCGGCACGACGCCTCTCGCGTCTTCGCCCCGTCAAGCCGGTGTTCGCCTTCACCCCTGTGGAGCACGTGTGGAACCAGCTCGCCCTGACGTGGGGCATCCAGCCGGTCTTGGTTCCCTCCGTGGGCCACACCGACGAGATGACCGCACAGGTGGACAAGAGCCTGCTGGAAATGGATCTTGTGGACGAAGGCGACCTGGTTGTCATCGCTGCCGGTTCCCCTCCAGGACAGGCCGGTTCCACGAACTCCCTGAAGGTCCACAAGGTGGGCGATCTCGCCGATACCTCCAAGGTTGACGACGGTTCCCGCAAGGAACCTGTTGGCCCGTGGCCCGAAAAGAAGTCCAAGACCAAGAGCTAG
- a CDS encoding ANTAR domain-containing response regulator, producing the protein MTEQTESTPTAQPARRVVVAEDETLIRLDIIEILKGEGYDVVGEADNGEKAVQLAEELKPDLVLMDVKMPVMDGISAAEKIVKARIAPVVLLTAFSQKELVERARDAGAMAYVVKPFSPADLIPAIEIALSRHEEIKALENEVSDLQEQFATRKLVERAKSLLTTKMGLTEPEAFRWIQKTSMDRRLSMREVAETIINQVN; encoded by the coding sequence GTGACCGAACAGACGGAGTCCACACCCACAGCCCAGCCGGCCCGACGCGTTGTCGTAGCCGAGGATGAGACCCTCATCCGCCTGGACATTATCGAGATTTTGAAGGGCGAGGGGTACGACGTCGTCGGCGAGGCAGACAACGGCGAGAAAGCTGTGCAGCTGGCCGAAGAGCTCAAGCCTGACCTTGTCCTCATGGACGTGAAGATGCCCGTGATGGACGGGATTTCGGCGGCTGAGAAGATCGTCAAGGCACGCATCGCGCCTGTTGTCCTGCTGACTGCTTTCAGCCAGAAGGAACTGGTGGAGCGGGCACGCGACGCCGGTGCCATGGCTTATGTCGTCAAGCCGTTCTCCCCCGCGGACCTGATCCCGGCCATTGAGATTGCTCTCTCCCGCCACGAGGAAATCAAGGCGCTTGAGAACGAGGTTTCCGACCTCCAGGAGCAGTTCGCCACGCGCAAGCTTGTAGAGCGCGCCAAGAGCCTCCTGACCACCAAGATGGGCCTGACGGAGCCAGAAGCCTTCCGCTGGATCCAGAAGACCTCCATGGACCGTCGCCTCAGCATGCGTGAGGTTGCAGAAACCATCATCAACCAGGTCAACTAA